The following proteins come from a genomic window of Candidatus Krumholzibacteriia bacterium:
- a CDS encoding HDOD domain-containing protein, producing the protein MDQQALKDIILNAKDLPAMPHVASKVLELAGNPETTAATLQKVIEDDQAMAARILKIANSALYGCSRKIKTLTEAIVMLGFNTIRSLVVTSAARNMYLKEGKTMGLKERLLWEHSIGCGIASRLLVTPRQPAYAEEAFLAGLMHDIGKLVLNQYAGDVFDEIVQEVYNEGRHFVEVEQELLGFDHTEVGAMLVTKWKLSNTLEDAIRSHHEPDSINASNEVLCYLDLANNICKRQGIGFVELPEMELAELPSAKVLGLTAPELETVCVQLGETLESEMEIFV; encoded by the coding sequence GTGGACCAGCAAGCCCTGAAGGACATCATCCTCAACGCCAAGGATCTGCCCGCGATGCCGCACGTCGCGAGCAAGGTCCTGGAGCTCGCCGGCAATCCCGAGACGACGGCCGCCACGCTCCAGAAGGTGATCGAGGACGACCAGGCCATGGCCGCGCGTATCCTCAAGATCGCCAACTCGGCGCTCTACGGTTGCAGCCGCAAGATCAAGACGCTGACCGAAGCCATCGTCATGCTCGGCTTCAACACGATTCGCAGCCTGGTGGTGACCAGTGCCGCGCGGAACATGTATCTGAAGGAAGGCAAGACGATGGGGCTCAAGGAGCGGCTGCTCTGGGAGCACTCCATCGGCTGTGGAATCGCCAGTCGCCTGCTGGTCACGCCGCGGCAGCCGGCCTACGCCGAAGAGGCCTTTCTCGCGGGCCTCATGCACGACATCGGCAAGCTCGTGCTGAACCAGTACGCGGGCGACGTCTTCGACGAGATCGTCCAGGAAGTCTACAACGAGGGTCGCCACTTCGTCGAGGTCGAGCAGGAGCTCCTGGGCTTCGACCACACCGAGGTCGGTGCCATGCTCGTGACCAAGTGGAAGCTGTCGAACACGCTCGAGGACGCGATCCGGTCGCACCACGAACCCGACAGCATCAACGCGTCGAACGAGGTGCTGTGCTACCTCGATCTGGCCAACAACATCTGCAAGCGGCAGGGGATCGGCTTCGTCGAGCTGCCCGAGATGGAGCTCGCCGAGCTCCCGAGCGCGAAGGTGCTGGGCCTGACGGCCCCGGAGCTGGAGACGGTCTGCGTCCAGCTCGGTGAGACCCTCGAGTCGGAGATGGAGATCTTTGTCTGA
- a CDS encoding response regulator, with amino-acid sequence MSQPTRPEGAIRAVIADDEAFIRQVLLKMLERLGIDVVGVAENGRMALELYHQHRPDIVILDIAMPEMDGLETLRKLLERDPDARVLMCTSFSSKQYVVEAVKVGAKGYLNKPFDLDKIREKISKIVQVDSVG; translated from the coding sequence ATGTCGCAGCCGACACGCCCAGAGGGAGCCATTCGTGCGGTGATCGCCGACGACGAGGCCTTCATCCGGCAGGTGCTGTTGAAGATGCTCGAACGTCTCGGCATCGACGTGGTCGGCGTGGCCGAGAACGGCCGCATGGCTCTCGAGCTGTACCACCAACACCGCCCGGACATCGTGATCCTCGACATCGCCATGCCCGAGATGGACGGTCTGGAGACCCTCCGCAAGCTGCTCGAGCGCGACCCCGATGCCCGCGTGCTCATGTGCACGAGCTTCAGCAGCAAGCAGTACGTCGTCGAGGCCGTGAAGGTCGGGGCGAAGGGTTACCTGAACAAACCCTTCGACCTCGACAAGATCCGCGAGAAGATCAGCAAGATCGTCCAGGTCGACTCGGTCGGCTGA
- a CDS encoding HDOD domain-containing protein: MSEVDLHDSPSVANPELDALLASFQDLPTIPEVLARIWQLVDDPRSSARDLEQVVSLEPPLAAKVLRLANSPYYGGRGRVKDVQMAITALGFDTLRNLAVCLSVASGLVQREARQNVMDQRELWRHSVSCAVVARRLARELDVLDPDDVEELFTSGLLHDIGMFVIALGRPRAYAEVVRVGLEQGYEQVRAEREVLGFDHAEVGCAFAQRWHFPYRLQDLIANHHSPAVGDRATTKHVLSLADAVAHRVVPTAILPDFEVREVDARDLAALHLDEESLEQLLPELQRDIERAQEFMNLV, translated from the coding sequence TTGTCTGAGGTCGATCTGCACGACTCGCCCTCCGTGGCGAATCCGGAGCTCGACGCCCTGCTGGCGAGCTTCCAGGACCTTCCGACCATTCCGGAGGTCCTCGCGCGCATCTGGCAGCTGGTCGACGATCCGCGCAGCAGCGCACGTGACCTGGAGCAGGTGGTGAGTCTGGAGCCGCCCCTGGCGGCGAAGGTGCTCCGCCTCGCGAACAGCCCCTACTACGGGGGCCGGGGTCGGGTCAAGGACGTGCAGATGGCGATCACTGCCCTGGGATTCGACACCCTGCGCAACCTGGCGGTGTGTCTGAGTGTGGCCAGTGGTCTGGTGCAGCGCGAAGCGCGTCAGAACGTCATGGACCAACGGGAACTGTGGCGACACAGCGTGAGCTGTGCCGTGGTGGCCCGGCGTCTGGCCCGCGAGCTCGACGTCCTGGATCCGGACGACGTCGAGGAACTTTTCACCTCGGGTCTCCTGCACGACATCGGCATGTTCGTGATCGCGCTCGGACGTCCCCGGGCCTACGCCGAGGTCGTCCGGGTCGGACTCGAGCAGGGCTACGAGCAGGTTCGCGCCGAGCGCGAGGTGCTGGGCTTCGATCACGCCGAAGTGGGGTGTGCCTTCGCGCAGCGATGGCACTTCCCGTACCGTTTGCAGGACCTCATCGCGAACCACCACAGTCCGGCGGTGGGCGATCGGGCGACGACCAAGCACGTGCTCTCGCTGGCCGACGCGGTCGCGCATCGTGTCGTGCCGACCGCGATCCTCCCCGACTTCGAGGTGCGCGAGGTCGACGCCCGCGATCTGGCGGCCCTGCACCTCGACGAGGAATCGCTCGAACAACTGCTACCGGAACTCCAGCGCGACATCGAGCGCGCGCAGGAATTCATGAACCTCGTCTGA
- a CDS encoding FliA/WhiG family RNA polymerase sigma factor, translated as MESTTTTAPDLTALWHSFQDEGDEDARRILVEKHVGLVRYVAGRLAVGLPHYLEFPDLYGAGLVGLIQAVDNFDRARGIKFETYAIPRIRGAILDELRSQDWFPRSLRRKARQLEQTFATLESKHGRSVSDEEVAEELGMSLDEYDRVLGQISVATLVSLESELHPDDSGGGHRVVDTLVDESVVHPDEVIAQRELRDVIVGALAELSDKERLVLTLYYYEELTLREIGEVLEVTESRVCQIHTKAIFRLKGKVERKVNSKSLSRLGEEVRDALKENVGV; from the coding sequence ATGGAGAGCACGACCACGACCGCGCCCGATCTCACGGCCCTGTGGCACAGTTTCCAGGACGAGGGAGACGAGGACGCGCGCCGGATCCTCGTGGAGAAACACGTGGGCCTGGTCCGCTATGTCGCCGGCCGTCTGGCCGTCGGGCTTCCGCACTACCTCGAGTTCCCCGATCTCTACGGGGCAGGGCTGGTCGGTCTGATCCAGGCCGTCGACAACTTCGACCGCGCTCGGGGCATCAAGTTCGAGACCTATGCCATTCCGCGGATTCGGGGCGCGATCCTGGACGAGCTGCGCTCGCAGGACTGGTTCCCGCGCAGCCTGCGCCGGAAGGCACGTCAGCTCGAACAGACCTTCGCGACTCTCGAGTCCAAGCACGGCCGATCGGTGAGCGACGAAGAGGTGGCCGAGGAACTGGGCATGAGTCTGGACGAATACGATCGCGTCCTCGGTCAGATCTCGGTCGCGACGCTCGTGTCCCTCGAGAGCGAACTGCATCCGGACGACTCCGGTGGTGGCCACCGCGTCGTCGACACCCTGGTCGACGAGTCCGTGGTCCACCCCGACGAGGTCATCGCCCAACGAGAACTGCGCGACGTGATCGTCGGCGCGCTCGCAGAGCTGAGCGACAAGGAACGCCTGGTGCTCACCCTCTACTACTACGAAGAGCTGACCCTCCGCGAGATCGGCGAAGTCCTCGAGGTGACCGAGTCCCGCGTCTGTCAGATCCATACGAAGGCGATCTTCCGTCTGAAGGGGAAGGTCGAACGCAAGGTGAACTCGAAGTCGCTGTCGCGCCTCGGCGAAGAGGTCCGCGACGCACTCAAGGAGAACGTGGGCGTCTGA